A section of the Bombus terrestris chromosome 2, iyBomTerr1.2, whole genome shotgun sequence genome encodes:
- the LOC105667097 gene encoding mitochondrial pyruvate carrier 4, translated as MSVAYKNTMNVIGKFVPQKFQPLWNHPAGPQTIFFWAPAFKWGLVIAGLSDLQRPASEISITQSSALGITGVIWTRYSLAITPKNWSLFSVNLFVAITALYQVSRGVMYQREQASLTEKALAKEK; from the exons ATGTCGGTCGCCTACAAAAACACAATGAACGTGATTGGCAAGTTCGTGCCACAGAAGTTCCAGCCACTGTGGAATCACCCAGCTG GTCCGCAGACTATATTCTTCTGGGCACCAGCTTTTAAATGG GGACTTGTAATAGCTGGCCTCAGTGATCTGCAGAGACCAGCAAGTGAAATCTCTATTACCCAATCGTCTGCCTTGGGCATTACTGGCGTGATCTGGACCAGGTACTCTTTAGCGATCACTCCGAAAAACTGGAGTCTTTTTAGCGTAAATCTCTTCGTCGCTATAACGGCATTGTACCAAGTTAGTCGAGGAGTAAT GTATCAAAGAGAACAAGCATCTTTAACCGAAAAAGCGCtggcgaaagaaaaataa